One window of Rhizobium leguminosarum genomic DNA carries:
- a CDS encoding M3 family metallopeptidase — MYSPYDFNPALVTWDGLHGLPRFDAVDDGDFAAAFEAALAAHESEIDEIAGNGETPTFDNTVVALEIAGDALSRVSALFWNKAGAHTNDVIQALEREISPKMSRHYSKIGMNAALFARINTLWEKRESLGLTLEQTRVLERHWKGFVKSGAKLEKTEQEKLAAINEKLAGLGTQFGQNVLADEKAWALTLSSGAELDGLPEFLRDAMAAAARERGEEGKYAVTLSRSIIEPFLTFSERRDLREQAFKAWVARGENDGATDNRAVIKETLALRHQVASLLGYGNFAELKLDNTMAKTAGAVNDLLKAVWVRAVKRAGEEETDIAALIAEEGRNHEVMPWDWRHYAEKIRARKFDFSEAELKPYLQLEKIVEACFEVAGRLFGIRAVEKKDVAAYHPDVRVFEIKDREDRLVALFLGDYFARGSKRSGAWMSSLQSQHRLELKNGRHGELPIIYNVCNFAKPAEGKPALLSLDDARTLFHEFGHALHGMLSNVTYPSVSGTSVSRDFVELPSQLYEHWLTVPDILKRYAVHVETGEPMPQALLDKVLAARTFNAGFNTVEFTSSALVDMAFHTREAVADPMAVQAEVLAEIGMPKSIVMRHATPHFQHIFSGGYSAGYYSYMWSEVLDADAFAAFEETGDAFNGEMARKLKENIYSVGGSVDPEDAYKAFRGKLPSPHAMLVKKGLSTFEELTGSDA; from the coding sequence ATGTATTCTCCATATGATTTCAATCCGGCGCTGGTGACTTGGGACGGCCTTCACGGCCTTCCGCGTTTCGATGCCGTTGACGACGGTGATTTTGCCGCCGCCTTCGAAGCGGCGCTTGCCGCCCATGAAAGTGAGATCGACGAGATCGCCGGAAACGGTGAGACGCCGACGTTCGACAATACGGTAGTTGCGCTGGAGATTGCCGGCGATGCGCTGTCGCGCGTTTCGGCGCTGTTCTGGAACAAGGCGGGCGCGCATACCAATGATGTGATCCAGGCGTTGGAGCGGGAAATCTCGCCGAAGATGTCGCGCCATTATTCGAAGATCGGCATGAATGCCGCGCTTTTTGCCCGCATCAACACGCTCTGGGAAAAACGTGAGAGCCTCGGCCTGACGCTCGAGCAAACACGCGTGCTGGAACGCCACTGGAAGGGGTTCGTCAAGTCGGGCGCCAAGCTTGAAAAGACCGAGCAGGAGAAACTTGCGGCGATCAATGAAAAGCTTGCCGGCCTCGGGACGCAATTCGGCCAGAACGTGCTCGCCGACGAGAAGGCCTGGGCACTCACGCTTTCTTCCGGAGCCGAGCTCGACGGGCTGCCGGAATTCCTGCGCGACGCAATGGCCGCGGCAGCGCGCGAACGCGGCGAAGAGGGTAAATATGCGGTGACCCTGTCACGCTCGATCATCGAGCCGTTCCTGACCTTTTCGGAGCGCCGCGACCTGCGCGAGCAGGCTTTCAAGGCTTGGGTGGCGCGCGGCGAAAATGACGGCGCCACGGACAATCGCGCCGTCATCAAGGAAACGCTGGCGTTGCGCCATCAGGTGGCGAGCCTGCTTGGTTACGGCAATTTCGCCGAGCTGAAGCTCGATAACACGATGGCAAAGACGGCGGGTGCGGTGAACGACCTGCTCAAGGCCGTCTGGGTGCGGGCGGTGAAACGCGCCGGCGAGGAGGAGACCGATATCGCCGCGCTGATCGCCGAGGAGGGGCGTAACCACGAGGTGATGCCCTGGGACTGGCGGCACTACGCCGAAAAGATCCGGGCGCGGAAGTTCGATTTCTCCGAGGCCGAGCTCAAGCCCTATCTGCAGCTCGAGAAGATCGTCGAGGCCTGCTTCGAGGTGGCCGGCCGGCTGTTCGGTATCCGCGCCGTCGAGAAGAAGGACGTGGCCGCCTACCATCCGGATGTCAGAGTGTTTGAAATCAAGGATCGCGAAGACCGGCTAGTCGCCCTGTTCCTCGGCGATTATTTCGCCCGCGGCTCGAAACGATCAGGCGCCTGGATGAGCTCGTTGCAATCGCAGCACAGGCTGGAGCTGAAGAACGGCCGCCATGGCGAGCTGCCGATCATCTACAATGTCTGCAACTTCGCCAAACCAGCCGAGGGCAAGCCGGCGCTGCTGTCGCTCGACGATGCGCGCACGCTGTTCCACGAATTCGGCCACGCGTTGCACGGCATGCTTTCGAATGTCACCTACCCTTCCGTCTCCGGCACCAGCGTTTCGCGCGATTTCGTCGAGCTGCCGTCGCAGCTCTACGAGCACTGGCTGACGGTGCCCGATATCCTGAAGCGCTACGCGGTGCATGTCGAAACCGGCGAGCCGATGCCGCAGGCTCTGCTCGACAAGGTGCTTGCCGCCCGCACCTTCAATGCCGGCTTCAACACCGTCGAGTTCACCTCGTCGGCGTTGGTCGACATGGCCTTTCACACGCGTGAGGCGGTTGCCGATCCGATGGCGGTGCAGGCGGAGGTGCTGGCCGAGATCGGCATGCCGAAATCGATCGTCATGCGCCATGCGACCCCGCACTTCCAGCACATCTTTTCCGGCGGTTATTCCGCCGGCTATTACTCCTATATGTGGTCGGAGGTGCTCGATGCCGACGCCTTTGCCGCCTTCGAGGAGACGGGAGATGCCTTCAACGGCGAGATGGCGCGCAAGCTCAAGGAGAATATCTATTCCGTTGGCGGCTCGGTCGATCCGGAGGACGCCTACAAGGCCTTCCGCGGCAAGCTGCCGAGCCCGCATGCGATGCTCGTCAAAAAGGGGCTTTCGACCTTCGAGGAATTGACAGGCAGCGACGCCTAA
- a CDS encoding LysE family translocator, giving the protein MDFLPGLSTLLAFAAATLLLAATPGPDMTLSISRSLAQGKKAALFVVVGTSLGIVVHTMLVAFGISALITASPTAFLILKTGGAAYLLWLAVQAIRFGSKLTVAKVEEQKGTALSNISSGFWVNLLNPKVIIFFMTFLPQFVRAGDPAVTQKLLFLGLCFILIGMPVNASVVFAADWLASWLQNNKKVLRGMDYTFAGVFSVFAAKILLTQAR; this is encoded by the coding sequence ATGGACTTCCTGCCCGGCCTGTCGACGCTTCTCGCCTTTGCCGCCGCGACGCTGCTGCTCGCGGCGACCCCAGGCCCCGACATGACACTGTCGATCAGTCGTTCGCTGGCCCAGGGCAAGAAGGCGGCTCTTTTCGTCGTCGTCGGCACCAGCCTCGGCATCGTCGTTCACACCATGCTGGTCGCCTTCGGCATTTCGGCGCTGATCACCGCCTCACCGACCGCCTTCCTGATTCTGAAGACCGGTGGTGCCGCCTATCTGCTCTGGCTGGCCGTGCAGGCGATCCGCTTCGGCTCGAAGCTGACCGTCGCCAAGGTCGAGGAGCAGAAGGGCACGGCGCTTTCGAACATCTCGTCGGGTTTCTGGGTCAATCTTCTGAACCCCAAGGTCATCATCTTCTTCATGACCTTCCTGCCGCAATTCGTCAGAGCCGGCGATCCCGCCGTCACGCAGAAGCTGCTTTTCCTCGGGCTTTGCTTCATCCTGATCGGCATGCCGGTCAATGCCAGCGTCGTCTTTGCCGCCGACTGGCTGGCCTCCTGGCTGCAGAACAACAAGAAGGTGCTGCGCGGCATGGACTATACCTTCGCCGGCGTCTTCTCGGTCTTCGCCGCGAAGATCCTGCTCACCCAGGCCAGATGA
- a CDS encoding ABC transporter permease, with protein MSQIAFWGAVELGLVYSFVALGVYLAFRVLDFPDLTVDGSFPLGAAVTAVLIIAGVNAWLAALVAMAAGAGAGMVTALLNVRFKILNLLASILTMIALFSVNLRVMGKPNVALINADTMISPFFGHGLRDFYVRPLFVGVLVVIALILVWRFLESDAGLAMRATGANARMARAQGVDTSRQIYLGMAISNALVALGGALFAQTNGFADVTSGVGTIVVGLAAVIIGETLLGRRGLLIALIGCVLGSILYRIAIQLALSSDVIGLQASDLNFVTAVLVTVALILPRLRGGAAS; from the coding sequence TTGAGCCAAATCGCATTCTGGGGGGCCGTCGAGCTCGGCCTGGTCTATTCCTTCGTCGCTCTCGGCGTTTATCTCGCCTTCCGTGTTCTGGACTTTCCCGACCTGACGGTTGACGGCTCCTTTCCGCTCGGCGCGGCGGTGACCGCGGTGCTGATCATTGCCGGCGTCAATGCCTGGCTTGCGGCTCTGGTCGCGATGGCGGCCGGTGCGGGTGCGGGCATGGTGACGGCGCTGCTCAACGTGCGCTTCAAGATCCTCAACCTGCTTGCCTCGATCCTGACGATGATCGCGCTGTTTTCCGTCAATCTGCGCGTGATGGGCAAACCCAATGTCGCCCTCATCAATGCCGACACGATGATCAGCCCGTTCTTCGGCCACGGCCTTCGCGATTTCTATGTACGGCCGCTGTTCGTCGGCGTTCTCGTCGTCATCGCGCTCATCCTGGTCTGGCGCTTCCTGGAAAGCGATGCCGGGCTGGCGATGCGAGCGACCGGCGCCAATGCGCGGATGGCGCGGGCGCAGGGCGTCGATACCAGCCGGCAGATCTATCTCGGCATGGCGATCTCGAATGCGCTGGTGGCGCTTGGCGGCGCGCTGTTTGCGCAGACGAACGGTTTTGCCGACGTCACCTCGGGCGTCGGCACGATCGTCGTCGGTCTTGCCGCCGTCATCATCGGCGAGACGCTGCTCGGGCGCCGCGGGCTGCTGATCGCGTTGATCGGCTGCGTGCTCGGCTCGATCCTCTATCGCATCGCGATCCAGCTGGCGCTGTCCAGCGATGTCATCGGCCTACAGGCATCCGACCTCAATTTCGTAACGGCGGTGCTGGTGACCGTGGCGCTCATCCTGCCCCGTCTTCGCGGAGGTGCCGCATCGTGA
- a CDS encoding adenylosuccinate synthetase, with the protein MSTRAQAVIGALYGDEGKGLMVDRLAAATPGAVVVRSNGGAQAGHTVVDPAGLRHVFHHIGSGSFAGAATHFSRFFVAHPMLLLDELADLSQLGVKPAISSDPRAPVTTPFDVIINQALELARGTARHGSCGLGFGETIERNLRPEFALSTKDLFRPDLHARLVSIRDAWVPLRLAALGITALPTELTTALADDTTIARFEADCAAYLDHVTLWPDRRLCERGTVIFEAAQGLGLDQDRGVFPHVTRSNTGLANILAIAAEAGITELDTTYATRCYTTRHGAGPLKGEVATLPGISVVDPTNAPNEWQGCLRLAPLDLGLLREAITRDLTLDRDGITVSAGLAVTCLDQADDGFAVTDCEEVMRLDPAKAASDIADLVGLPLRAESWGPRRGDVRLHVDAAAAEIAVQ; encoded by the coding sequence ATGAGCACTCGCGCACAGGCCGTGATCGGCGCGCTTTATGGCGACGAAGGTAAGGGACTGATGGTCGATCGCCTTGCCGCAGCCACGCCGGGGGCCGTGGTGGTTCGCAGCAATGGCGGTGCTCAGGCCGGCCACACCGTGGTCGATCCCGCCGGCCTGCGCCATGTCTTCCACCATATCGGCTCGGGCAGCTTTGCCGGGGCTGCCACGCATTTCAGCCGCTTTTTCGTCGCCCATCCGATGCTGCTGCTCGACGAGTTGGCTGATCTCAGCCAGCTCGGGGTGAAGCCCGCGATCAGCAGCGACCCGCGTGCCCCGGTCACCACCCCGTTCGACGTCATCATCAATCAGGCCTTGGAACTGGCGCGTGGCACTGCCCGTCATGGCAGTTGCGGCCTCGGCTTCGGCGAGACCATCGAGCGCAATCTACGCCCGGAATTCGCTCTCTCGACGAAGGATCTGTTCCGCCCCGATCTGCACGCCCGCCTTGTTTCCATCCGCGATGCCTGGGTGCCTCTCCGGCTGGCCGCGCTCGGCATCACCGCCCTGCCCACGGAACTGACCACCGCGCTGGCGGACGACACCACCATCGCCCGCTTCGAGGCCGATTGCGCCGCCTATCTCGACCACGTCACGCTCTGGCCCGACCGACGGCTGTGCGAACGCGGCACTGTCATCTTCGAAGCGGCACAGGGCCTGGGGCTTGATCAGGACCGTGGCGTGTTCCCCCACGTCACCCGTTCGAATACCGGGCTCGCCAACATCTTGGCTATCGCCGCCGAGGCTGGCATCACGGAGCTGGACACGACGTATGCGACGCGCTGCTATACCACCCGGCACGGCGCAGGACCCCTCAAAGGGGAAGTTGCCACACTCCCCGGCATCAGTGTCGTGGACCCCACCAACGCACCGAACGAGTGGCAGGGGTGCCTAAGGCTCGCTCCGCTCGATCTCGGCCTATTGCGTGAGGCCATAACACGCGATCTGACGTTGGACCGCGACGGTATCACCGTCAGCGCCGGACTGGCGGTGACCTGCCTCGATCAGGCAGACGACGGTTTTGCCGTGACGGATTGCGAAGAAGTAATGCGGCTTGATCCTGCCAAAGCGGCGTCTGATATAGCCGATCTGGTCGGCCTGCCGCTCCGGGCCGAGAGCTGGGGACCGCGTCGCGGGGATGTCAGGCTACACGTGGATGCAGCCGCGGCGGAAATCGCTGTGCAATGA
- a CDS encoding NUDIX hydrolase: MAEAEFARPIVTVDIVLLTLHEGRLCVALLPRAAAPFVGVPALIGGYLHTDEDADAEAAVRRILRAKAGLEGIFFEQLATFASARRDPRDWSVSITYFALVPQGALEGGASLLELRPVEAAGELPFDHHEIVTAALARLRGKGAYSTIPARLLPEVFTMSELQAIYETVMGERLDQSAFRRKINDLDLLEVVEGEKRQTERARRPTTLYRLKTPIAVFDRRI, encoded by the coding sequence ATGGCAGAGGCTGAATTCGCACGGCCGATCGTGACGGTCGACATCGTCTTGCTGACGCTGCACGAAGGACGGCTATGCGTCGCCTTGCTGCCGCGGGCCGCCGCGCCGTTTGTCGGCGTGCCGGCGCTGATCGGCGGCTATCTGCACACCGATGAGGACGCCGATGCGGAGGCGGCAGTGCGGCGTATCCTCAGAGCCAAGGCAGGGCTCGAAGGCATCTTCTTCGAACAGCTTGCGACCTTCGCATCGGCGCGGCGTGATCCTCGCGACTGGTCGGTATCGATCACCTATTTTGCCCTGGTCCCGCAGGGAGCGTTGGAGGGCGGCGCCAGTCTCCTGGAATTGCGCCCTGTCGAGGCCGCAGGCGAATTGCCCTTCGACCATCATGAGATCGTCACCGCCGCGCTGGCGCGGCTGCGCGGCAAGGGCGCCTACTCGACCATCCCGGCAAGGCTGCTTCCCGAGGTCTTCACGATGTCGGAACTGCAGGCAATCTATGAAACGGTCATGGGCGAGCGGCTCGACCAAAGCGCCTTTCGCCGCAAGATCAACGATCTGGATCTGCTCGAAGTGGTCGAGGGCGAAAAACGACAAACCGAGCGAGCCCGGCGACCGACGACGCTCTATCGGCTGAAGACGCCGATCGCTGTGTTCGATCGAAGAATTTGA
- a CDS encoding LysE family translocator produces MTQSLVVGAFLAALFYVLIPGPAFLQLLGIGAGQGRKAGAFFMMGHLVGDIIWSSLALIAIVGAKTIGTFVFDLLGLACGFYLAWIGWSAVNAKPKTEGQALVVVERPFRRGLIFGVTNPKGYPVALATFTALVAGSAGALDFEALPVLVGVSFVGFVTADIILIGVIGAGAVRRFYRAHERLIVRCSGVLFMGFAAQALWHATPGLIGWRKA; encoded by the coding sequence ATGACGCAGTCCCTGGTCGTCGGCGCCTTTCTGGCGGCACTCTTCTATGTGCTCATCCCCGGGCCCGCCTTTCTGCAACTGCTCGGCATCGGTGCCGGGCAGGGCCGCAAGGCCGGCGCCTTCTTCATGATGGGGCATCTGGTCGGGGATATCATCTGGTCATCGCTGGCGCTGATCGCGATCGTCGGCGCAAAGACGATCGGAACCTTCGTCTTCGACCTGCTCGGCCTTGCCTGCGGCTTCTATCTCGCCTGGATCGGCTGGAGCGCCGTCAATGCCAAGCCGAAGACCGAGGGGCAGGCTCTCGTGGTGGTCGAGCGGCCGTTTCGTCGTGGTCTGATCTTCGGCGTCACCAATCCGAAGGGGTATCCGGTGGCGCTCGCCACCTTCACCGCACTGGTTGCAGGCTCGGCCGGGGCGCTTGATTTCGAGGCGTTGCCGGTGCTTGTCGGTGTGTCGTTCGTCGGTTTCGTGACGGCCGACATCATCCTGATCGGCGTCATCGGTGCAGGCGCGGTCCGCCGCTTCTATCGGGCGCATGAACGGTTGATCGTGCGCTGCTCGGGCGTACTCTTCATGGGTTTTGCCGCCCAGGCACTCTGGCATGCAACGCCCGGCCTCATCGGCTGGCGCAAGGCCTGA
- a CDS encoding alpha/beta fold hydrolase: MNHLVSAFAALAGVALSSAPVYSAEPVKNIVLVHGAYADGSGWRQVSDILTHEGYKVTVVQEPETSLADDVAATTRAIDQAGGSVVLVGHSYGGIVITQAGNAPSVKALVYVAALAPDAHEDLAEVRGKFPAATNNVIKSSDGFRTLDPKTFHEDFAADLPEADADFMARSQVPVSEKALGTKVTEAAWRSKPSWYAVATEDHKINPDFERYMAKRAGSSTVEIKGSHAVYVSQPQAVADLIKDAAEGAASN, translated from the coding sequence ATGAATCACCTGGTTTCCGCTTTCGCCGCTCTTGCCGGCGTCGCCTTATCTTCCGCACCGGTCTACAGCGCTGAGCCTGTTAAAAATATCGTGTTGGTTCACGGCGCTTATGCTGATGGTTCCGGCTGGCGACAAGTTTCCGATATTCTCACGCACGAGGGATATAAGGTCACGGTCGTGCAAGAGCCCGAAACGTCACTGGCAGACGATGTCGCCGCCACGACCCGGGCCATCGATCAGGCTGGCGGATCGGTTGTTCTCGTCGGACACAGTTACGGCGGGATTGTGATCACACAGGCAGGAAACGCACCAAGTGTGAAGGCGCTGGTATATGTCGCTGCGCTCGCACCGGATGCACACGAAGATCTGGCTGAGGTCCGCGGCAAATTTCCAGCTGCAACGAACAACGTGATCAAGAGCTCGGATGGGTTTCGCACGTTGGACCCCAAGACGTTCCATGAGGACTTCGCTGCAGACCTGCCTGAAGCCGACGCGGATTTCATGGCGCGATCTCAGGTTCCGGTGAGCGAGAAGGCGCTAGGTACAAAGGTCACCGAAGCCGCTTGGCGTTCTAAACCGAGCTGGTATGCCGTTGCGACGGAAGATCATAAGATTAATCCTGACTTTGAACGGTATATGGCCAAGCGGGCAGGTAGCTCGACGGTCGAGATCAAGGGAAGTCACGCCGTGTACGTGTCCCAACCCCAGGCAGTCGCCGATCTGATCAAAGATGCTGCGGAAGGTGCCGCTTCGAACTAA
- a CDS encoding ABC transporter ATP-binding protein, whose translation MISVKDIKVIFGRGTPLQKQALNGVSLTIEQGSFVTVIGSNGAGKSTLLGVLAGDVLPSEGQVLIGKNEVTRRSTASRAGLVARVFQDPLTGSCGALSIEENLALAASRGKKRGLAPALGGSRRDYFRERIAELNLGLENRLKDRMDLLSGGQRQAVSLVMATLAGSEVLLLDEHTAALDPGMAEFVMNLTQKIVTERKLTTMMVTHSMRQALDYGHRTIMLHGGEIVLDVAGDNRKNLQVEDLIAMFRKMRGQTLDDDALLIG comes from the coding sequence GTGATCAGCGTCAAGGACATCAAGGTTATTTTCGGGCGCGGCACGCCGCTGCAGAAGCAGGCACTGAACGGCGTCAGCCTGACCATCGAGCAAGGCTCCTTCGTAACTGTCATCGGCTCCAACGGCGCCGGCAAATCGACGTTGCTCGGCGTGCTCGCCGGCGACGTCCTGCCGAGCGAGGGGCAGGTGCTGATCGGCAAGAACGAGGTGACGCGCAGGTCGACGGCATCACGCGCCGGTCTGGTTGCGCGTGTGTTCCAGGATCCGCTGACGGGAAGCTGCGGCGCGCTGTCGATCGAAGAAAATCTCGCTCTGGCGGCCAGTCGGGGCAAGAAGCGCGGGCTTGCACCGGCGCTCGGTGGTAGCAGGCGCGACTATTTCCGGGAGCGGATCGCCGAACTCAATCTCGGGCTGGAAAACCGGTTGAAGGACCGCATGGATCTGCTCTCCGGCGGGCAGCGCCAGGCCGTTTCGCTTGTCATGGCGACGCTTGCCGGCTCGGAAGTGCTGCTGCTCGACGAACATACGGCAGCGCTCGATCCCGGGATGGCGGAGTTCGTGATGAACCTCACCCAGAAGATCGTTACCGAGCGCAAGCTGACGACGATGATGGTGACGCACTCCATGCGCCAGGCGCTGGATTACGGCCACCGCACGATCATGCTGCATGGCGGCGAGATCGTTCTCGACGTGGCGGGCGACAACAGAAAGAACCTGCAGGTCGAGGACCTGATCGCGATGTTCCGAAAGATGCGCGGCCAGACGCTCGATGACGATGCTTTGCTGATCGGATAA
- a CDS encoding argininosuccinate synthase: MASYKDVKKVVLAYSGGLDTSIILKWLQTELGAEVVTFTADLGQGEELEPARKKAEMLGIKEIYIEDVREEFVRDFVFPMFRANAVYEGVYLLGTSIARPLISKHLIDIARKTGADAIAHGATGKGNDQVRFELSAYALNPDIKIIAPWRDWAFKSRTDLLAFAEQHQIPVAKDKKGEAPFSVDANLLHSSSEGKVLEDPSQEAPEYVHMRTISPEAAPDKATVIKVGFEKGDAVSINGVRMSPATLLATLNNYGRDNGIGRLDLVENRYVGMKSRGVYETPGGTILLSAHRAIESITLDRGAAHLKDEIMPRYAELIYYGFWFSPEREMLQALIDKSQEHVEGEVTLKLYKGNVMVIGRESEKSLYSDKLVTFEDDQGAYDQKDAAGFIKLNALRLRTLAKRNLKK; this comes from the coding sequence ATGGCATCATACAAAGACGTGAAGAAAGTCGTGCTCGCCTATTCCGGCGGCCTCGACACCTCGATCATCCTGAAGTGGCTGCAGACCGAGCTCGGCGCCGAAGTCGTCACCTTCACCGCCGATCTCGGCCAGGGCGAAGAGCTGGAGCCGGCGCGCAAGAAGGCCGAGATGCTCGGCATCAAGGAGATCTACATCGAGGATGTGCGCGAGGAATTCGTGCGCGATTTCGTCTTCCCAATGTTCCGCGCCAATGCCGTCTATGAGGGCGTCTACCTGCTCGGCACCTCGATTGCCCGGCCGTTGATTTCCAAGCATCTGATCGATATCGCCCGCAAGACGGGCGCCGATGCGATCGCCCACGGCGCCACCGGCAAGGGCAACGACCAGGTCCGGTTCGAGCTGTCCGCCTATGCTTTGAACCCCGACATCAAGATCATCGCGCCCTGGCGCGACTGGGCGTTCAAGAGCCGCACCGACCTGCTCGCCTTCGCGGAGCAGCATCAGATCCCGGTTGCCAAGGACAAGAAGGGCGAGGCGCCGTTCTCCGTCGACGCCAACCTTCTGCATTCCTCTTCCGAGGGCAAGGTTCTCGAGGACCCGTCTCAGGAAGCACCGGAATATGTGCATATGCGCACCATTTCGCCCGAAGCTGCACCCGACAAGGCAACGGTGATCAAGGTTGGCTTCGAAAAGGGTGACGCGGTTTCGATCAATGGCGTGCGGATGAGCCCGGCGACGCTCCTGGCGACGCTCAACAATTACGGCCGCGACAACGGCATCGGCCGTCTCGACCTCGTCGAGAACCGTTATGTCGGCATGAAGTCGCGCGGCGTCTACGAAACGCCAGGCGGCACGATCCTGCTCTCGGCGCACCGAGCCATCGAATCGATCACGCTCGACCGGGGTGCTGCCCATCTCAAGGACGAGATCATGCCACGCTACGCCGAGCTGATCTATTACGGCTTCTGGTTCTCGCCGGAGCGCGAGATGCTGCAGGCGCTGATCGACAAGAGCCAGGAGCATGTCGAGGGCGAAGTGACGCTGAAGCTCTACAAGGGCAATGTCATGGTGATCGGCCGCGAAAGCGAAAAGTCGCTTTATTCCGACAAGCTCGTCACCTTCGAGGACGATCAGGGCGCCTACGACCAGAAGGATGCGGCCGGCTTCATCAAGCTCAACGCGCTGCGCCTGCGCACGCTCGCCAAGCGCAACCTCAAGAAGTAA
- a CDS encoding SDR family NAD(P)-dependent oxidoreductase: MTNIQDIFKKSNVAVITGGASGIGLAAAKYFAGRGMSVAIADLGGDRLAEAADELKAIAGEENVMAVEADVAAKDSLEALERAVLQRFGRVHVLMNNAGIGPETSIFSPQANWDHIFAVNLMGVINGTRTFGPKMLSHGEPGLIINTGSKQGITTPPGNPAYNISKAGVKVFTEALEHELRNIDGGKISAHLLIPGFVFTGLTKGDRAEKPAAAWTPEQTVDFMVESLERGDFYILCPDNDVARAVDERRMLWAAGDIVDNRPPLSRWHKDYGDKFKAFLEQK; the protein is encoded by the coding sequence GTGACCAATATTCAAGACATTTTCAAGAAATCCAATGTTGCCGTCATCACCGGCGGCGCTTCCGGCATCGGCTTGGCGGCAGCGAAATATTTCGCCGGACGCGGCATGAGCGTCGCCATCGCCGATCTCGGCGGCGACCGGCTGGCCGAGGCCGCCGACGAACTCAAGGCCATTGCCGGCGAGGAAAATGTGATGGCGGTCGAGGCCGACGTCGCGGCCAAGGACTCGCTGGAGGCGCTCGAACGTGCCGTGCTCCAGCGGTTCGGCCGCGTGCACGTGCTGATGAACAATGCCGGCATCGGCCCGGAAACCTCGATCTTCAGCCCGCAGGCGAACTGGGACCATATCTTCGCCGTCAATCTGATGGGCGTCATCAACGGCACGCGTACCTTCGGCCCGAAGATGCTGTCGCATGGCGAGCCCGGCCTGATCATCAACACTGGCTCGAAGCAGGGCATCACCACGCCGCCCGGCAACCCCGCCTACAACATTTCCAAGGCCGGCGTGAAAGTCTTCACCGAAGCGCTCGAGCATGAACTTCGCAACATCGACGGCGGAAAGATCTCCGCTCATCTGCTGATCCCCGGCTTCGTCTTCACCGGCCTCACCAAGGGCGACCGCGCGGAAAAGCCGGCGGCCGCCTGGACACCGGAGCAGACGGTTGATTTCATGGTCGAGAGCCTTGAGCGCGGCGACTTCTATATCCTCTGCCCCGACAATGACGTGGCCCGCGCGGTCGATGAGCGCCGCATGCTCTGGGCGGCCGGCGACATCGTCGACAACCGCCCGCCACTGTCGCGCTGGCACAAGGACTACGGCGACAAGTTCAAGGCCTTCCTGGAACAGAAGTGA